In one Zymobacter palmae genomic region, the following are encoded:
- a CDS encoding rhomboid family intramembrane serine protease — translation MSTVYRFSAEEELATLRQWLWHEHISHYYRQQDGAQLIILINDAQQGPANVLVERWRRNELPPLSSMSSAKGLVDRGQWRSLKRALHHQPVTMVLLLACVVIFLLAAVNGNAVYYALSILSPNAWPSVEDTLHMHAALAAVLQAQEWWRLVTPIFIHFSLAHLVFNMLWLWVFGRHIERDEGSVYWAGLVLLWGILSNLAQLLYAGPAFGGMSGVVYAVMGYLWVEQLTGRRRIPVMPGWLLFMAVLWALWGVVNTMGLSHNVEMVSNMANAAHFGGLFAGCATALMSALWHRFTDRRRAMH, via the coding sequence CGTCAGTGGCTCTGGCACGAACACATTAGCCATTACTATCGTCAGCAGGACGGCGCTCAGCTCATCATCCTGATCAATGATGCACAGCAAGGCCCGGCCAATGTGCTGGTGGAGCGCTGGCGGCGCAACGAATTACCGCCGCTATCGTCGATGTCTTCCGCCAAAGGGCTGGTAGATAGAGGACAGTGGCGAAGCCTCAAACGGGCCTTGCATCACCAGCCGGTGACCATGGTGCTGTTGCTGGCATGCGTGGTCATCTTCCTGCTGGCGGCGGTAAACGGCAATGCGGTGTACTACGCTCTGTCCATTTTGTCGCCCAATGCTTGGCCCAGTGTGGAGGACACGCTTCATATGCATGCGGCTCTGGCCGCTGTTTTGCAGGCGCAGGAGTGGTGGCGTCTGGTCACGCCCATCTTCATTCATTTCAGCTTGGCTCATCTCGTATTCAACATGCTGTGGTTATGGGTCTTTGGTCGTCACATTGAGCGAGATGAAGGTTCTGTCTACTGGGCCGGGCTGGTTCTGCTGTGGGGCATCTTGTCTAATCTGGCGCAGCTTCTCTACGCGGGACCTGCCTTCGGGGGAATGTCCGGCGTTGTGTATGCTGTCATGGGGTATCTGTGGGTCGAACAGCTCACGGGGCGTCGGCGCATACCGGTGATGCCTGGCTGGCTGCTGTTCATGGCGGTGCTGTGGGCGCTGTGGGGGGTGGTTAATACGATGGGGTTGAGTCATAACGTTGAGATGGTCAGCAACATGGCTAATGCTGCCCACTTTGGTGGACTGTTCGCCGGCTGCGCTACGGCACTGATGTCGGCGTTGTGGCATAGATTTACGGATCGGCGGCGTGCGATGCACTAA